From the Methanobacterium sp. CWC-01 genome, the window GCGTCCGAAGATTTTAGGTAGAATAAATCACCATCTTGCTGGAAAGAACTACCAGGGGGGCTGCCTATTGTACATTCCACGAAAGTTAATGGATCTTCTGAGATATTCACCGCGAATAAACCGTCCCGTTTTACATTTTCTGCTGTGCGTGAACCTGGATAAAAATAAAAAACTACTTCATGGGCATTCTTAACAATGAGGCCCATTGGAGCTGCGTTGGGGGTTCCGTCCTCATTCCTAGTACTGACTATGGTTTCATATAACTGGCCTTTCATCAGACCTATGGAGGTAATATCAGACATTTATATTTCCTATCTTAAGATTTCCCCACTCAAATGGCCATCTATTATACAATCAAAGTCCAGTTTCTCATCCCAACCCACTTGTTGGAACATGCTCATGTAACACAGGCCGATCATTTTGCCCCCCTCTTTCAACACTTCATCTTTTAGTTTTTCGATGTCTTCCACTTCTAGGTTGGCTTTGGGCATGGATAGGCCCCCTAAAATAGCTAGAACATCGGCGCGAGGATCAGTATCGTCGGTTAATTGAATCCCCTGGGGGGTCATTTCCATCTTCTTGGCAGTTTTAGCATCGACCCCGGTTATGAAAACGGATTCTTTATCCCGGATTACATAGGCAAAGAGTTCGGCAAATGGGGTGCACACCCCGGGTAAGCCAGCGAAGGTTACCTTATTGGCTTCAGCTACTTCCTTTTTGAACGCCATTAAATTTCCAGTTATCCCCTTAAATTCTTCTTTCGGTTCCATATTATCATCTCAAATAGTTAAAAAAGA encodes:
- a CDS encoding DUF2124 family protein — its product is MEPKEEFKGITGNLMAFKKEVAEANKVTFAGLPGVCTPFAELFAYVIRDKESVFITGVDAKTAKKMEMTPQGIQLTDDTDPRADVLAILGGLSMPKANLEVEDIEKLKDEVLKEGGKMIGLCYMSMFQQVGWDEKLDFDCIIDGHLSGEILR